From one Trachemys scripta elegans isolate TJP31775 chromosome 14, CAS_Tse_1.0, whole genome shotgun sequence genomic stretch:
- the TRIM47 gene encoding E3 ubiquitin-protein ligase TRIM47 isoform X2, whose product MENGSAGGSLPSPQDSPFGCPICLDTLKDPVTIPCGHNFCLGCLGAHRHRPGAGAGGGQGAPRCPLCQEPFPADLQLRKNHTLCELLQLRQPPPRARSPMAPPAPPEEEAPGPSEPGGAPQRQEPEAAQEDGVLCDVCPEGERATAAQSCLVCLASFCPPHLQPHLRSPAFQGHRLVPPLRRIEDSLCKLHLRPLESFCRTDQTCICQLCQGQEHRSHEVVAVEVEREHKEAQRPKILSCVENQLDELGVTVAQTRKTVELIKEFQTLKIAAEEKSSLCPSFQKELSFTKSSQAVCAVKELLVTACKNQWDQLLGKGYEESGFHGMQEAVAEPQPSDKSNNPACLETRDYFLKFAFIIDLDSDTADKFLQMFGTKGAKRVLTPIGYPESPTRFINCEQVLGENLMNRGNYYWEVEIIDGWVSIGVIAEGFNPRESYDRGRLGRNEKSCCLQWNGQNYVAWFGGFESVIQQPFFHTIGVYLEYSEKALTFYGVRDTKMTCLQQLKVARFKKGQFDPFQNKINHQFPSLFAYNLKPAFFLESVDAHMQIGPLKKDCVSVLKRR is encoded by the exons ATGGAGAACGGCTCGGCCGGCGGCAGCCTGCCCAGCCCGCAGGACTCCCCCTTCGGCTGCCCCATCTGCCTGGACACCCTGAAGGATCCGGTCACCATCCCCTGCGGCCACAACTTCTGTCTGGGCTGCCTGGGGGCGCACAGACACCGCCCGGGGGCCGGGGCGGGCGGcgggcagggcgccccccgctgCCCGCTGTGCCAGGAGCCCTTCCCGGCCGACCTCCAGCTCCGCAAGAACCACACGCTGTGCGAGCTACTCCAGCTCCGCCAGCCGCCGCCCCGCGCCCGCAGCCCCATGGCCCCGCCGGCGCCCCCGGAGGAGGAGGCCCCCGGCCCGTCGGAGCCCGGCGGCGCCCCCCAGCGACAGGAGCCGGAGGCGGCGCAGGAGGACGGGGTGCTGTGCGATGTCTGCCCCGAGGGCGAGCGGGCCACGGCGGCCCAGTCCTGCCTGGTGTGCCTGGCCTCCTTCTGCCCGCCCCACCTGCAGCCCCACCTGCGGAGCCCGGCCTTCCAGGGCCACCGCCTGGTGCCCCCGCTGCGCCGCATCGAGGACAGCCTATGCAAGCTGCACCTCCGGCCGCTGGAGAGCTTCTGCCGCACCGACCAGACCTGCATCTGCCAGCtgtgccagggccaggagcacCGGAGCCACGAGGTGGTGGCGGTGGAGGTGGAGCGGGAGCACAAGGAG GCCCAGCGACCCAAAATCCTGAGCTGCGTGGAGAACCAGCTGGACGAGCTGGGAGTCACCGTCGCGCAGACCAGAAAGACCGTGGAGCTCATCAAA GAGTTCCAGACCTTAAAAATAGCAGCTGAGGAAAAGAGTTCCCTATGTCCAAGCTTCCAGAAGGAACTGAGCTTCACCAAGTCCAGCCAGGCTGTGTGTGCCGTGAAGGAGCTGCTGGTGACTGCATGCAAGAACCAGTGGGACCAATTGCTGGGGAAGGGGTATGAAGAGTCTGGTTTCCATGGGATGCAAGAAG CAGTCGCTGAGCCCCAACCTTCGGACAAATCAAACAATCCAGCCTGCTTGGAGACAAGAGACTATTTCCTGAAAT TTGCCTTCATCATCGATTTGGACAGCGATACCGCGGACAAGTTCCTCCAGATGTTTGGAACCAAAGGGGCCAAACGAGTATTGACCCCCATCGGCTACCCCGAGAGCCCAACCAGGTTCATCAACTGCGAGCAGGTGCTGGGCGAGAACCTGATGAACCGAGGCAACTACTACTGGGAGGTGGAAATCATTGACGGCTGGGTGAGCATCGGCGTCATTGCCGAGGGCTTCAACCCACGGGAGTCCTACGACAGAGGCCGCCTGGGGAGGAACGAGAAATCCTGCTGCCTGCAGTGGAATGGACAGAACTATGTGGCCTGGTTTGGTGGCTTCGAATCCGTTATCCAGCAGCCCTTCTTTCACACGATCGGGGTGTACCTGGAGTATTCAGAAAAGGCACTGACCTTCTATGGGGTCAGGGACACCAAGATGACGTGTCTCCAACAGCTCAAGGTTGCTCGCTTCAAAAAAGGCCAATTTGACCCCTTCCAGAATAAGATCAACCACCAGTTCCCATCGCTGTTTGCTTATAACCTCAAACCAGCTTTTTTCCTTGAAAGCGTAGATGCCCATATGCAGATTGGGCCGTTGAAGAAAGATTGTGTTTCAGTGTTAAAGCGGAGGTAA
- the TRIM47 gene encoding E3 ubiquitin-protein ligase TRIM47 isoform X1: MENGSAGGSLPSPQDSPFGCPICLDTLKDPVTIPCGHNFCLGCLGAHRHRPGAGAGGGQGAPRCPLCQEPFPADLQLRKNHTLCELLQLRQPPPRARSPMAPPAPPEEEAPGPSEPGGAPQRQEPEAAQEDGVLCDVCPEGERATAAQSCLVCLASFCPPHLQPHLRSPAFQGHRLVPPLRRIEDSLCKLHLRPLESFCRTDQTCICQLCQGQEHRSHEVVAVEVEREHKEAQRPKILSCVENQLDELGVTVAQTRKTVELIKSAALKEKEKVSRLFDEASRALVTFQKEVTGFIEDGERSMLLEAEADLRQKEEKRAKLAQCRQNLERVPSTDTIYFLQEFQTLKIAAEEKSSLCPSFQKELSFTKSSQAVCAVKELLVTACKNQWDQLLGKGYEESGFHGMQEAVAEPQPSDKSNNPACLETRDYFLKFAFIIDLDSDTADKFLQMFGTKGAKRVLTPIGYPESPTRFINCEQVLGENLMNRGNYYWEVEIIDGWVSIGVIAEGFNPRESYDRGRLGRNEKSCCLQWNGQNYVAWFGGFESVIQQPFFHTIGVYLEYSEKALTFYGVRDTKMTCLQQLKVARFKKGQFDPFQNKINHQFPSLFAYNLKPAFFLESVDAHMQIGPLKKDCVSVLKRR, encoded by the exons ATGGAGAACGGCTCGGCCGGCGGCAGCCTGCCCAGCCCGCAGGACTCCCCCTTCGGCTGCCCCATCTGCCTGGACACCCTGAAGGATCCGGTCACCATCCCCTGCGGCCACAACTTCTGTCTGGGCTGCCTGGGGGCGCACAGACACCGCCCGGGGGCCGGGGCGGGCGGcgggcagggcgccccccgctgCCCGCTGTGCCAGGAGCCCTTCCCGGCCGACCTCCAGCTCCGCAAGAACCACACGCTGTGCGAGCTACTCCAGCTCCGCCAGCCGCCGCCCCGCGCCCGCAGCCCCATGGCCCCGCCGGCGCCCCCGGAGGAGGAGGCCCCCGGCCCGTCGGAGCCCGGCGGCGCCCCCCAGCGACAGGAGCCGGAGGCGGCGCAGGAGGACGGGGTGCTGTGCGATGTCTGCCCCGAGGGCGAGCGGGCCACGGCGGCCCAGTCCTGCCTGGTGTGCCTGGCCTCCTTCTGCCCGCCCCACCTGCAGCCCCACCTGCGGAGCCCGGCCTTCCAGGGCCACCGCCTGGTGCCCCCGCTGCGCCGCATCGAGGACAGCCTATGCAAGCTGCACCTCCGGCCGCTGGAGAGCTTCTGCCGCACCGACCAGACCTGCATCTGCCAGCtgtgccagggccaggagcacCGGAGCCACGAGGTGGTGGCGGTGGAGGTGGAGCGGGAGCACAAGGAG GCCCAGCGACCCAAAATCCTGAGCTGCGTGGAGAACCAGCTGGACGAGCTGGGAGTCACCGTCGCGCAGACCAGAAAGACCGTGGAGCTCATCAAA AGCGCCGCCctgaaggagaaggaaaaggtCAGCAGGCTCTTTGATGAAGCATCCAGAGCTCTGGTGACCTTCCAGAAAGAGGTGACTGGCTTCATCGAGGATGGCGAGCGATCCATGCTGCTTGAGGCTGAAGCAGATCTCCGGCAGAAGGAGGAGAAGCGTGCCAAGCtggctcagtgcagacagaaccTGGAGAGGGTTCCGAGCACGGATACCATTTACTTCCTACAG GAGTTCCAGACCTTAAAAATAGCAGCTGAGGAAAAGAGTTCCCTATGTCCAAGCTTCCAGAAGGAACTGAGCTTCACCAAGTCCAGCCAGGCTGTGTGTGCCGTGAAGGAGCTGCTGGTGACTGCATGCAAGAACCAGTGGGACCAATTGCTGGGGAAGGGGTATGAAGAGTCTGGTTTCCATGGGATGCAAGAAG CAGTCGCTGAGCCCCAACCTTCGGACAAATCAAACAATCCAGCCTGCTTGGAGACAAGAGACTATTTCCTGAAAT TTGCCTTCATCATCGATTTGGACAGCGATACCGCGGACAAGTTCCTCCAGATGTTTGGAACCAAAGGGGCCAAACGAGTATTGACCCCCATCGGCTACCCCGAGAGCCCAACCAGGTTCATCAACTGCGAGCAGGTGCTGGGCGAGAACCTGATGAACCGAGGCAACTACTACTGGGAGGTGGAAATCATTGACGGCTGGGTGAGCATCGGCGTCATTGCCGAGGGCTTCAACCCACGGGAGTCCTACGACAGAGGCCGCCTGGGGAGGAACGAGAAATCCTGCTGCCTGCAGTGGAATGGACAGAACTATGTGGCCTGGTTTGGTGGCTTCGAATCCGTTATCCAGCAGCCCTTCTTTCACACGATCGGGGTGTACCTGGAGTATTCAGAAAAGGCACTGACCTTCTATGGGGTCAGGGACACCAAGATGACGTGTCTCCAACAGCTCAAGGTTGCTCGCTTCAAAAAAGGCCAATTTGACCCCTTCCAGAATAAGATCAACCACCAGTTCCCATCGCTGTTTGCTTATAACCTCAAACCAGCTTTTTTCCTTGAAAGCGTAGATGCCCATATGCAGATTGGGCCGTTGAAGAAAGATTGTGTTTCAGTGTTAAAGCGGAGGTAA